The Hemicordylus capensis ecotype Gifberg chromosome 6, rHemCap1.1.pri, whole genome shotgun sequence genome window below encodes:
- the IZUMO1 gene encoding izumo sperm-egg fusion protein 1 isoform X1, with the protein MSWTVFWLIPLIVMRSHGCLKCSKDAMAILRDFNNRYLEKKLQRNPDLKTKLQKLTETAVEDLSLHPVHPQVYTGIIDEFSLEKLAAHFKRAVNQIMENEFEGGQLFNEVTWMLQNLVDTFKKLMPTFQKRFCSNECDSYSAGQMVYMFISCHTCKVDYYTCTKDFRCGERKVQVATDEDLILDCALKWHKASHGVKKYSFYRIVGGKERLMTSGLDAFLVKKEANANDTGKYRCKMLGVEGYIASQLDFQVVVLPGEGQVTWFPRPQTSRDGPLALGVSSRAPPPQADWTVWIVIGSTGGLFLLIIGGFIYFYRRNMKKEEKANEESDDETESEMSELVEM; encoded by the exons ATGTCTTGGACCGTCTTTTGGCTAATCCCCCTGATTGTCATGAGATCTCATGGCTGCCTGAAATGCAGCAAGGATGCCATGGCCATTCTGAGGGACTTCAACAATCGCTACCTGGAAAAAAAACTCCAGAGAAACCCTGACCTCAAAACAAAGCTGCAGAAACTCACGGAGACTGCTGTAGAAGATCTGTCACTTCACCCCGTACATCCACAAGTATATACAGGAATTATTG atgAGTTTTCTCTAGAAAAACTGGCAGCTCACTTCAAACGCGCTGTGAACCAGATCATGGAGAACGAGTTCGAAG GTGGGCAACTTTTTAACGAGGTGACGTGGATGCTCCAGAATTTGGTGGATACTTTTAAGAAGCTAATGCCAACCTTCCAGAAGC GTTTTTGTAGCAATGAATGTG ATTCCTATTCTGCAGGTCAAATGGTGTACATGTTCatcagctgccacacatgcaaagTGGATTATTACACGTGCACCAAGGACTTTAGGTGTGGAG AACGGAAAGTACAAGTGGCAACAGATGAAGATTTGATTCTGGACTGTGCTCTGAAGTGGCACAAGGCAAGCCACGGCGTGAAGAAATATTCCTTTTACCGG ATAGTGGGTGGCAAAGAGCGGCTGATGACCAGTGGTTTGGATGCCTTCCTGGTCAAGAAGGAAGCCAATGCAAATGACACGGGCAAATATCGGTGCAAAATGCTGGGCGTGGAGGGATATATTGCcagccagttggacttccaagtgGTAG TGCTTCCTGGAGAGGGGCAGGTGACTTGGTTCCCCAGGCCACAAACCAGCCGGGATGGCCCTCTAGCTTTGGGCGTCTCTTCCAGGGCTCCACCGCCCCAAGCAGACTGGACAGTCTGGATCGTGATTGGGAGCACAGGAGGGTTGTTCCTTCTCATCATCGGAGGATT CATATATTTTTATCGCCGTAACATGAAGAAAGAAGAGAAGGCAAATGAAGAGAGTGATGATGAAACTGAGAGTGAAATGTCAGAGCTGGTGGAAATGTGA
- the IZUMO1 gene encoding izumo sperm-egg fusion protein 1 isoform X2: MSWTVFWLIPLIVMRSHGCLKCSKDAMAILRDFNNRYLEKKLQRNPDLKTKLQKLTETAVEDLSLHPVHPQVYTGIIDEFSLEKLAAHFKRAVNQIMENEFEGGQLFNEVTWMLQNLVDTFKKLMPTFQKRFCSNECGQMVYMFISCHTCKVDYYTCTKDFRCGERKVQVATDEDLILDCALKWHKASHGVKKYSFYRIVGGKERLMTSGLDAFLVKKEANANDTGKYRCKMLGVEGYIASQLDFQVVVLPGEGQVTWFPRPQTSRDGPLALGVSSRAPPPQADWTVWIVIGSTGGLFLLIIGGFIYFYRRNMKKEEKANEESDDETESEMSELVEM; this comes from the exons ATGTCTTGGACCGTCTTTTGGCTAATCCCCCTGATTGTCATGAGATCTCATGGCTGCCTGAAATGCAGCAAGGATGCCATGGCCATTCTGAGGGACTTCAACAATCGCTACCTGGAAAAAAAACTCCAGAGAAACCCTGACCTCAAAACAAAGCTGCAGAAACTCACGGAGACTGCTGTAGAAGATCTGTCACTTCACCCCGTACATCCACAAGTATATACAGGAATTATTG atgAGTTTTCTCTAGAAAAACTGGCAGCTCACTTCAAACGCGCTGTGAACCAGATCATGGAGAACGAGTTCGAAG GTGGGCAACTTTTTAACGAGGTGACGTGGATGCTCCAGAATTTGGTGGATACTTTTAAGAAGCTAATGCCAACCTTCCAGAAGC GTTTTTGTAGCAATGAATGTG GTCAAATGGTGTACATGTTCatcagctgccacacatgcaaagTGGATTATTACACGTGCACCAAGGACTTTAGGTGTGGAG AACGGAAAGTACAAGTGGCAACAGATGAAGATTTGATTCTGGACTGTGCTCTGAAGTGGCACAAGGCAAGCCACGGCGTGAAGAAATATTCCTTTTACCGG ATAGTGGGTGGCAAAGAGCGGCTGATGACCAGTGGTTTGGATGCCTTCCTGGTCAAGAAGGAAGCCAATGCAAATGACACGGGCAAATATCGGTGCAAAATGCTGGGCGTGGAGGGATATATTGCcagccagttggacttccaagtgGTAG TGCTTCCTGGAGAGGGGCAGGTGACTTGGTTCCCCAGGCCACAAACCAGCCGGGATGGCCCTCTAGCTTTGGGCGTCTCTTCCAGGGCTCCACCGCCCCAAGCAGACTGGACAGTCTGGATCGTGATTGGGAGCACAGGAGGGTTGTTCCTTCTCATCATCGGAGGATT CATATATTTTTATCGCCGTAACATGAAGAAAGAAGAGAAGGCAAATGAAGAGAGTGATGATGAAACTGAGAGTGAAATGTCAGAGCTGGTGGAAATGTGA
- the IZUMO1 gene encoding izumo sperm-egg fusion protein 1 isoform X3, producing MSWTVFWLIPLIVMRSHGCLKCSKDAMAILRDFNNRYLEKKLQRNPDLKTKLQKLTETAVEDLSLHPVHPQVYTGIIDEFSLEKLAAHFKRAVNQIMENEFEGGQLFNEVTWMLQNLVDTFKKLMPTFQKRFCSNECERKVQVATDEDLILDCALKWHKASHGVKKYSFYRIVGGKERLMTSGLDAFLVKKEANANDTGKYRCKMLGVEGYIASQLDFQVVVLPGEGQVTWFPRPQTSRDGPLALGVSSRAPPPQADWTVWIVIGSTGGLFLLIIGGFIYFYRRNMKKEEKANEESDDETESEMSELVEM from the exons ATGTCTTGGACCGTCTTTTGGCTAATCCCCCTGATTGTCATGAGATCTCATGGCTGCCTGAAATGCAGCAAGGATGCCATGGCCATTCTGAGGGACTTCAACAATCGCTACCTGGAAAAAAAACTCCAGAGAAACCCTGACCTCAAAACAAAGCTGCAGAAACTCACGGAGACTGCTGTAGAAGATCTGTCACTTCACCCCGTACATCCACAAGTATATACAGGAATTATTG atgAGTTTTCTCTAGAAAAACTGGCAGCTCACTTCAAACGCGCTGTGAACCAGATCATGGAGAACGAGTTCGAAG GTGGGCAACTTTTTAACGAGGTGACGTGGATGCTCCAGAATTTGGTGGATACTTTTAAGAAGCTAATGCCAACCTTCCAGAAGC GTTTTTGTAGCAATGAATGTG AACGGAAAGTACAAGTGGCAACAGATGAAGATTTGATTCTGGACTGTGCTCTGAAGTGGCACAAGGCAAGCCACGGCGTGAAGAAATATTCCTTTTACCGG ATAGTGGGTGGCAAAGAGCGGCTGATGACCAGTGGTTTGGATGCCTTCCTGGTCAAGAAGGAAGCCAATGCAAATGACACGGGCAAATATCGGTGCAAAATGCTGGGCGTGGAGGGATATATTGCcagccagttggacttccaagtgGTAG TGCTTCCTGGAGAGGGGCAGGTGACTTGGTTCCCCAGGCCACAAACCAGCCGGGATGGCCCTCTAGCTTTGGGCGTCTCTTCCAGGGCTCCACCGCCCCAAGCAGACTGGACAGTCTGGATCGTGATTGGGAGCACAGGAGGGTTGTTCCTTCTCATCATCGGAGGATT CATATATTTTTATCGCCGTAACATGAAGAAAGAAGAGAAGGCAAATGAAGAGAGTGATGATGAAACTGAGAGTGAAATGTCAGAGCTGGTGGAAATGTGA
- the IZUMO1 gene encoding izumo sperm-egg fusion protein 1 isoform X4 → MVNHSCILPKKTTWPCGRQESTLTRRHNFTSTFTPHTDEFSLEKLAAHFKRAVNQIMENEFEGGQLFNEVTWMLQNLVDTFKKLMPTFQKRFCSNECDSYSAGQMVYMFISCHTCKVDYYTCTKDFRCGERKVQVATDEDLILDCALKWHKASHGVKKYSFYRIVGGKERLMTSGLDAFLVKKEANANDTGKYRCKMLGVEGYIASQLDFQVVVLPGEGQVTWFPRPQTSRDGPLALGVSSRAPPPQADWTVWIVIGSTGGLFLLIIGGFIYFYRRNMKKEEKANEESDDETESEMSELVEM, encoded by the exons atggtaaaccactcctgtattctaccaaagaaaaccacatggccatgtggtcgccaggagtcgacactgactcgacggcacaactttacatctACTTTTACCCCGCACACAG atgAGTTTTCTCTAGAAAAACTGGCAGCTCACTTCAAACGCGCTGTGAACCAGATCATGGAGAACGAGTTCGAAG GTGGGCAACTTTTTAACGAGGTGACGTGGATGCTCCAGAATTTGGTGGATACTTTTAAGAAGCTAATGCCAACCTTCCAGAAGC GTTTTTGTAGCAATGAATGTG ATTCCTATTCTGCAGGTCAAATGGTGTACATGTTCatcagctgccacacatgcaaagTGGATTATTACACGTGCACCAAGGACTTTAGGTGTGGAG AACGGAAAGTACAAGTGGCAACAGATGAAGATTTGATTCTGGACTGTGCTCTGAAGTGGCACAAGGCAAGCCACGGCGTGAAGAAATATTCCTTTTACCGG ATAGTGGGTGGCAAAGAGCGGCTGATGACCAGTGGTTTGGATGCCTTCCTGGTCAAGAAGGAAGCCAATGCAAATGACACGGGCAAATATCGGTGCAAAATGCTGGGCGTGGAGGGATATATTGCcagccagttggacttccaagtgGTAG TGCTTCCTGGAGAGGGGCAGGTGACTTGGTTCCCCAGGCCACAAACCAGCCGGGATGGCCCTCTAGCTTTGGGCGTCTCTTCCAGGGCTCCACCGCCCCAAGCAGACTGGACAGTCTGGATCGTGATTGGGAGCACAGGAGGGTTGTTCCTTCTCATCATCGGAGGATT CATATATTTTTATCGCCGTAACATGAAGAAAGAAGAGAAGGCAAATGAAGAGAGTGATGATGAAACTGAGAGTGAAATGTCAGAGCTGGTGGAAATGTGA